One Gemmatimonadota bacterium DNA window includes the following coding sequences:
- a CDS encoding ABC transporter permease, whose translation MLGYILQRSLLMVPTLVGITVISFFIMHLAPGDPVDLFLGGVAGGEGLASDRQQDIEKTREDLRRQLGLDRPVHVQYFNWVTALFLKVETISAFDRSALRADGLLERLEASERRALQELAREEQKERFLVLVRDRAPGEASELERSSFWEGRTFSAGGNYTYRGAGIELFKLSGYRFVTLDFGRSFKDNQPVIGRIIERLPVTLEINVIAIIIAYLVGLPLGVWLAVKQNTLTDRVLTTGTFVLWSMPSFWVGMLLIIFLCNREFFYWFPASGIQSLDASSDWSFWRLLTDHTYHMFLPVLASAYISFATISRFMRTSMLENLRQDYVRTARAKGLSEKVVVLRHVYRNSLIPIVTTSAGLLPALIAGSVFIETIFTIPGMGLLGFESVLTRDYPMVMALFTIGSLLSLLGILVADILLKVVDPRITFDQLQG comes from the coding sequence ATGCTCGGTTACATCCTTCAACGCTCGCTGCTCATGGTCCCTACGCTCGTCGGGATCACGGTGATCTCCTTCTTCATCATGCACCTGGCCCCAGGCGATCCCGTGGACCTGTTCCTCGGCGGCGTGGCCGGCGGCGAGGGGCTCGCGTCCGACCGGCAGCAGGACATCGAAAAGACCCGGGAGGATCTGCGCAGGCAGCTAGGCCTGGACCGGCCGGTCCACGTACAGTACTTCAACTGGGTCACGGCGCTGTTCCTGAAAGTCGAAACCATCAGCGCCTTCGACCGGAGCGCGTTGCGGGCGGACGGGTTGCTGGAACGGCTCGAGGCGTCGGAACGCCGGGCGCTCCAGGAACTCGCCAGGGAGGAACAGAAAGAACGGTTCCTTGTCCTTGTGCGCGATCGCGCGCCAGGGGAAGCGAGCGAGCTTGAACGATCGTCTTTCTGGGAAGGCAGGACCTTCAGCGCTGGGGGTAACTATACCTACCGGGGCGCCGGGATCGAACTCTTCAAACTCTCGGGATACCGCTTCGTAACGCTGGATTTCGGCCGTTCCTTCAAGGACAATCAGCCTGTCATCGGCCGGATCATTGAGCGGCTGCCCGTCACCCTCGAGATCAACGTCATCGCGATCATCATCGCCTACCTGGTGGGACTGCCCCTCGGCGTCTGGCTCGCGGTCAAGCAGAATACCCTGACGGACAGGGTGCTTACGACCGGTACCTTCGTCCTCTGGTCCATGCCCTCCTTCTGGGTGGGCATGCTGCTGATCATCTTCCTGTGCAACCGGGAGTTCTTCTACTGGTTCCCGGCCTCGGGCATACAGTCGCTGGACGCCTCCAGCGACTGGAGCTTCTGGCGGCTGCTCACGGACCACACGTACCACATGTTCCTGCCCGTGCTGGCCTCCGCCTATATCAGCTTCGCGACGATTTCACGCTTCATGCGGACGAGCATGCTGGAGAACCTGCGCCAGGACTACGTGCGGACCGCCCGGGCCAAGGGATTGTCGGAGAAAGTCGTTGTCCTGCGGCACGTGTACCGCAACTCGCTGATCCCGATCGTGACCACGTCCGCCGGGTTGCTGCCGGCCCTGATCGCGGGATCCGTGTTCATCGAAACGATTTTTACCATCCCCGGCATGGGGTTGCTCGGATTCGAGTCGGTGCTGACCAGGGACTACCCCATGGTCATGGCACTTTTCACCATTGGCTCCCTGCTATCGCTATTGGGCATCCTGGTCGCGGACATCCTGCTCAAGGTGGTCGATCCGCGGATCACCTTCGACCAGTTGCAGGGATAG
- a CDS encoding ABC transporter permease encodes MNEGGESFWRLTRKEFRKNRPALYSLYVLVAMAFLALTADLIAGNKPYYMVYQGETYFPAFRQYAVYTGLMDWPKELRTRRNFKRYAYSDAVFPLIPYAPDEIRLGARYERPGGDHPFGTDRLGRDVLSGLIHGTRYSLTIGLVSVGISLLIGVGLGALAGYLGGWTDLILSRVFELWAAIPPFFLIITAAAFFPPSLFWIMIIIGFTGWVGIARLTRSQFLQVRAFDYIAAARALGCSNLRIMAVHILPNAIAPVLIPAAFGVAGAILAESGLSFLGIGVPAEVITWGSLLAGARSNIAAWWLVIVPGFAIFITVTLYNLLGDGLRDALDPRQRGTA; translated from the coding sequence ATGAACGAGGGCGGCGAGAGCTTCTGGCGGCTGACGCGCAAGGAGTTCCGCAAGAACCGTCCGGCGCTCTACAGTCTCTACGTCCTCGTGGCCATGGCCTTCCTCGCGCTGACCGCGGACCTGATCGCCGGCAACAAACCGTACTACATGGTCTACCAGGGAGAGACCTACTTCCCCGCTTTCAGGCAATACGCGGTGTACACCGGCCTGATGGACTGGCCGAAGGAGTTGCGGACGCGGAGGAACTTCAAGCGGTACGCGTACAGCGACGCGGTGTTTCCCCTCATCCCCTACGCGCCGGATGAGATCCGTCTCGGCGCCCGTTACGAGCGGCCGGGAGGCGACCACCCGTTCGGCACGGACCGGCTGGGCCGCGACGTGCTGTCCGGACTCATTCACGGCACGCGGTATTCGCTGACCATCGGGCTGGTATCGGTGGGCATCTCCCTGCTCATCGGCGTGGGACTCGGCGCGCTGGCGGGATACCTGGGCGGGTGGACGGACCTGATCCTGTCCCGCGTTTTCGAGCTCTGGGCGGCGATCCCGCCCTTCTTCCTGATCATCACGGCGGCGGCCTTCTTCCCGCCGAGCCTCTTCTGGATCATGATCATCATCGGGTTCACGGGATGGGTGGGCATCGCCCGGCTGACCCGGTCCCAGTTCCTCCAGGTCCGGGCCTTCGACTACATCGCGGCCGCGCGGGCCCTGGGCTGTTCGAACCTGCGCATCATGGCCGTGCACATCCTGCCCAACGCCATCGCGCCCGTACTTATCCCCGCGGCCTTCGGCGTGGCCGGCGCCATCCTGGCCGAATCGGGGCTGAGTTTCCTCGGCATCGGCGTACCTGCCGAGGTCATCACCTGGGGATCGCTGCTGGCCGGCGCGCGCAGCAACATCGCGGCCTGGTGGCTCGTGATCGTGCCAGGATTCGCCATTTTCATCACGGTGACCCTGTACAACCTGCTGGGAGACGGACTGCGCGACGCCCTGGACCCCAGGCAGCGCGGTACCGCATGA
- a CDS encoding ABC transporter ATP-binding protein: MTNTILRVNDLKTWFDTESGVVRAVDGVSFEVEAGRTLGIVGESGCGKSMTAYSILGLVPQPPGRIAGGEVFFEDRDLLKLSPRQIRAIRGNDIAMIFQEPMTSLNPVFTVGEQIAEAVRLHQGADRKDAWRRAVELLDLVDIPLPEERAGSYPHELSGGMRQRAMIAMAISCDPKLLIADEPTTALDVTIQAQILDVLRRLQEELGMGLMLITHDLGIVAEMAHEVLVMYAGQVVERADVKTLFGSPHHPYTRGLLASVPTMSSGTEELSTIEGTVPDPVGFPAGCRFAPRCDFAVEACGRPQALEDAGGRHLVRCGEWQRVVQAETA, from the coding sequence ATGACGAATACGATCCTGCGCGTAAACGATCTGAAGACCTGGTTCGACACCGAAAGCGGCGTGGTGCGGGCCGTCGACGGCGTCAGCTTCGAGGTGGAGGCCGGCAGGACGCTGGGTATCGTGGGCGAGTCGGGATGCGGCAAGAGCATGACGGCCTACTCCATCCTGGGACTGGTCCCGCAGCCGCCCGGACGCATCGCCGGAGGTGAGGTCTTCTTCGAGGACAGGGACCTGCTGAAACTCTCTCCCCGGCAGATCCGGGCGATACGGGGCAACGATATCGCCATGATCTTCCAGGAACCCATGACGTCCCTGAACCCCGTATTTACCGTCGGCGAGCAGATCGCGGAAGCGGTCCGCCTGCACCAGGGCGCGGACCGGAAGGACGCCTGGCGGCGGGCCGTCGAACTGCTGGACCTGGTGGACATCCCACTGCCGGAAGAACGGGCCGGAAGCTATCCCCACGAACTCAGCGGCGGCATGCGCCAGCGCGCGATGATCGCCATGGCCATCTCCTGCGACCCGAAGCTGTTGATCGCCGACGAACCGACCACGGCACTGGACGTTACCATCCAGGCGCAGATTCTCGACGTGCTGCGCCGCCTTCAGGAAGAGCTGGGCATGGGACTCATGCTGATTACCCATGACCTGGGCATCGTGGCCGAGATGGCCCACGAGGTACTGGTCATGTACGCGGGGCAGGTCGTGGAACGGGCCGACGTGAAAACGCTCTTCGGAAGTCCCCACCATCCTTACACCCGCGGACTGCTCGCTTCGGTGCCGACAATGAGTTCGGGTACGGAGGAGCTTTCGACCATTGAGGGGACGGTACCGGATCCCGTGGGCTTCCCGGCTGGATGCCGCTTCGCCCCGCGATGTGATTTCGCGGTGGAAGCCTGCGGCCGGCCGCAGGCGCTGGAGGACGCGGGAGGCCGCCACCTGGTCCGTTGCGGCGAATGGCAGCGGGTCGTGCAGGCGGAGACGGCATAG
- a CDS encoding ATP-binding cassette domain-containing protein, translated as MAEEKEMLLQVRGLKKHFPVGGGLLRRHRAAIKAVDGVDLTLERGETLGLVGESGCGKTTIGRAILRLVDPSAGTATFHTAFEEGEPRRPHAVFDLKKSDLRRLRRQMQIVFQDPYGSLNPRMTVGALLREPLTVHGLSTLGEVGDRVTELLETVGLNPAHARRYPHEFSGGQRQRIGIARALAVRPELIIADEPVSALDVSIQAQIINLLKVLQDRFRLSYLFISHDLRVVRHISDRVAVMYLGKIVETATRDQLYAKPLHPYTRALLSAVPLPDPTLGRDRIILKGDVPNPANLPPGCPFHPRCPLAEARCKTEVPVLEDKGSGHKAACHLV; from the coding sequence ATGGCAGAAGAAAAAGAAATGTTACTGCAGGTCCGGGGACTGAAGAAACACTTCCCCGTGGGCGGCGGACTGCTGCGGCGCCACCGGGCGGCCATCAAGGCCGTCGACGGGGTCGACCTGACCCTGGAACGGGGCGAAACACTGGGCCTGGTGGGCGAAAGCGGGTGCGGAAAGACCACGATCGGACGGGCGATCCTGCGCCTGGTCGATCCCTCCGCCGGAACGGCCACCTTCCATACGGCCTTTGAAGAAGGGGAACCGCGCAGGCCGCACGCAGTCTTCGATTTGAAGAAGAGCGATCTCCGGCGGCTGAGGCGTCAGATGCAGATCGTGTTCCAGGACCCCTACGGCTCCCTCAACCCCCGTATGACCGTCGGCGCCCTGCTCAGGGAACCCCTGACCGTGCACGGACTGAGCACGCTGGGAGAAGTGGGTGACCGCGTGACCGAACTGCTCGAAACGGTGGGCCTGAATCCCGCGCACGCACGCCGGTATCCCCACGAGTTCAGCGGCGGCCAGCGGCAGCGCATCGGCATTGCCCGGGCCCTGGCCGTCCGGCCCGAGCTGATCATCGCCGACGAACCCGTCTCGGCGCTCGACGTATCGATCCAGGCGCAGATCATCAACCTGCTCAAGGTGCTGCAGGACCGGTTCCGGCTCAGCTACCTGTTCATCTCCCACGACCTCCGCGTGGTGCGCCACATCAGCGACCGGGTGGCCGTCATGTACCTCGGCAAGATCGTAGAAACGGCCACACGGGACCAGCTGTACGCGAAGCCGCTCCACCCCTACACCAGGGCCCTGCTCTCGGCCGTACCCCTTCCCGATCCCACGCTTGGCCGCGACCGGATCATCCTCAAGGGCGACGTCCCCAACCCGGCGAACCTGCCCCCGGGGTGCCCCTTCCATCCCCGGTGCCCCCTGGCGGAGGCCCGCTGCAAGACCGAAGTCCCCGTGCTGGAAGACAAGGGCAGCGGCCACAAGGCGGCGTGCCACCTGGTCTGA
- the add gene encoding adenosine deaminase — MSLYDYIAAVPKADLHVHLEGSIQPSTLLMLAERHRVDLPADTEEGLRNWYRFRDFHHFIEVYVAITKCLRTVEDFELIVYEFGADMARQNIRYAEVTFSPSTHLWINRVDQDVWFTGLTDGRRRVKEAFGCEINWVFDLVRNDYPERGRFDYTTDVAIEGMDDGVVALGLGGMEEGYPPAPFVPWFDRARSEGLHSAPHAGEHVGPESIWSAIHDLGAERIGHGVRAIEDPELVDYLAEHRIPLEISPTSNISLGLYSDAASHPLKALYEAGVTVTVNSDDPPLFNTSLTDEACLLADPWGFSRETIDEILLNGIRFSFLPDDRRKSMETEFRSEMIALRDLAG, encoded by the coding sequence ATGTCCCTTTACGACTACATCGCCGCCGTGCCGAAGGCGGACCTGCACGTGCACCTGGAAGGATCCATTCAGCCGTCCACACTGCTGATGCTGGCGGAACGGCACCGCGTCGACCTGCCGGCGGACACGGAGGAGGGATTGCGTAACTGGTACCGGTTCAGGGACTTCCACCATTTCATCGAGGTCTATGTCGCCATCACGAAGTGCCTCCGCACCGTAGAGGATTTCGAGTTGATCGTGTACGAATTCGGCGCCGACATGGCCCGCCAGAACATCCGGTACGCCGAAGTGACCTTCTCGCCGAGCACCCACCTCTGGATCAACCGGGTCGACCAGGACGTCTGGTTCACCGGGCTGACGGACGGACGCCGCCGGGTAAAGGAAGCCTTCGGCTGCGAAATCAACTGGGTCTTCGACCTGGTGCGCAACGACTACCCCGAGCGGGGGCGGTTCGACTATACGACCGATGTGGCGATCGAGGGGATGGACGACGGGGTCGTCGCCCTGGGTCTGGGCGGGATGGAGGAGGGATACCCTCCCGCGCCGTTCGTTCCGTGGTTCGACCGGGCGAGATCCGAGGGTCTGCACAGCGCCCCCCATGCCGGTGAGCACGTCGGCCCCGAAAGCATCTGGAGCGCGATTCACGATCTGGGCGCCGAGCGCATCGGCCACGGGGTGCGGGCCATAGAGGACCCCGAACTCGTCGATTACCTGGCGGAACATCGGATTCCGCTTGAGATCAGCCCCACGAGCAACATCAGCCTGGGGCTCTACTCCGACGCGGCGTCTCATCCTTTGAAAGCACTCTACGAAGCGGGCGTAACCGTCACCGTCAACTCCGACGATCCCCCCCTGTTCAACACCTCGCTGACCGACGAAGCCTGCCTGCTCGCCGACCCCTGGGGGTTTTCCAGGGAAACCATCGACGAAATCCTGCTGAACGGGATTCGCTTCAGCTTTCTGCCGGATGACCGGAGAAAGTCCATGGAGACCGAATTTCGCAGTGAAATGATCGCGTTGCGGGACCTGGCTGGCTGA
- a CDS encoding MBL fold metallo-hydrolase: MELSVVSGGVFKLDGGSMFGIVPKPLWEKVCPPDEKNRITNDTNCLLIRKDGRLILVDTGYGDKMTDRDRGIYGMSGSTILGSLSARGVSAEDIDLVILSHLHFDHAGGATRMDEEGRAVPAFPNAQYVVQKGEWGDALSDYGTMKTTYRSENYQPLMDRGVLTLVEGDVEIEEGIRVEVTGGHTRYHQLVKVDSGGTRAVYSGDILPMTTHLRAPYNMAYDLFPYDTMVAKMRLLRQAADEGWIIALDHDANVSSGRISCEGEDRYAIEPVVLDRLSA, from the coding sequence GTGGAACTGTCTGTCGTCAGCGGCGGCGTATTCAAACTGGACGGCGGGAGCATGTTCGGGATCGTTCCGAAACCGCTTTGGGAGAAGGTCTGTCCCCCCGACGAAAAGAACCGGATCACCAACGATACGAACTGCCTGCTGATCCGGAAGGACGGCCGGCTCATCCTGGTCGATACCGGCTACGGCGACAAGATGACCGACCGGGACCGGGGCATCTACGGGATGTCGGGTTCCACCATCCTGGGGTCTTTGTCGGCCCGGGGCGTATCCGCGGAGGATATCGATCTCGTCATCCTGAGCCACCTCCATTTCGACCACGCGGGCGGCGCGACCCGGATGGACGAGGAGGGCCGGGCCGTACCTGCTTTCCCCAACGCGCAGTACGTGGTTCAGAAAGGCGAGTGGGGTGACGCCCTGAGTGATTACGGCACCATGAAGACCACTTATCGCTCCGAGAACTACCAGCCCCTGATGGACCGGGGCGTGCTGACCCTGGTGGAGGGTGACGTGGAGATCGAGGAAGGGATCCGTGTCGAGGTGACCGGCGGCCATACCCGGTACCATCAGCTGGTGAAAGTGGACTCAGGCGGTACCCGGGCGGTCTACTCAGGCGATATCCTGCCCATGACGACCCATCTGCGCGCACCGTACAACATGGCCTACGACCTGTTCCCCTACGATACCATGGTCGCCAAGATGCGCCTGCTCCGGCAGGCGGCCGACGAGGGCTGGATCATCGCCCTGGATCACGATGCGAATGTGTCTTCGGGCAGGATTTCGTGCGAGGGCGAAGACCGGTACGCAATCGAACCGGTGGTGCTGGATCGCCTGTCCGCTTGA
- a CDS encoding TauD/TfdA family dioxygenase, which translates to MMDSFEVIPTGGALGAEVRGLDLCHELDGETVGVLRGAFLDHCVLFFRGQAITQEDLVRFTRYFGRPVPHVRPQPDRPIEEIFVISNVTEDGKPIGALGSEEIPFHSDLSYLPEPGTISLLYALEIPDEGGETMWANGYASYEALAPGIKSRIDGLNAVHRHPIDTLNTPEPTMHPVVRIHPETERKVIYVSPHLTHHITDMERESGQVLLDELIAHATDARFVWKHRWQVGDLVMWDNRCTMHRRTPFDDGQRRVMWRTQVFGAGTR; encoded by the coding sequence ATGATGGATTCGTTTGAAGTCATACCGACCGGCGGCGCACTTGGCGCGGAAGTGCGTGGCCTGGATCTGTGCCACGAACTGGACGGGGAGACCGTAGGTGTGTTGCGCGGCGCCTTTCTCGACCACTGCGTGCTGTTTTTCCGCGGCCAGGCGATCACCCAGGAGGACCTGGTCCGCTTCACCCGGTATTTCGGAAGGCCCGTACCGCACGTGCGGCCGCAACCGGACCGCCCCATCGAGGAGATCTTCGTCATCTCTAACGTGACCGAGGACGGAAAGCCCATAGGGGCCCTCGGCAGCGAGGAAATCCCTTTCCATTCGGACCTGTCCTACCTTCCTGAACCGGGCACGATTTCATTGCTGTACGCGCTGGAAATACCTGACGAGGGCGGCGAAACGATGTGGGCGAACGGATACGCGTCTTACGAGGCGCTGGCCCCCGGCATAAAGTCCCGCATCGATGGCCTGAACGCGGTCCACCGGCATCCCATCGACACGCTGAATACCCCGGAACCCACGATGCATCCGGTCGTCCGTATCCATCCAGAAACGGAACGCAAGGTGATCTACGTCAGTCCCCACCTGACGCATCACATCACGGACATGGAACGGGAAAGCGGCCAGGTCCTGCTGGACGAACTGATCGCCCATGCCACCGACGCACGATTCGTATGGAAACACCGATGGCAGGTTGGCGACCTGGTCATGTGGGACAACCGCTGCACCATGCACCGCCGCACGCCCTTCGACGATGGGCAGCGCCGGGTCATGTGGCGCACGCAGGTGTTCGGCGCGGGAACAAGATAG
- a CDS encoding peroxidase, producing MDAIKKDYRDADLDAADRAMLDYVRKLTLVPAATSESDIVALREAGFGDKAILEINQIAGFFAWCNRTVDGLGVELEAFWGDPDATNV from the coding sequence GTGGACGCGATCAAGAAGGACTACCGCGACGCGGACCTGGACGCCGCCGACCGCGCCATGCTGGATTACGTGCGCAAGCTGACCCTGGTGCCCGCTGCGACATCGGAGTCGGATATCGTTGCGTTGAGGGAGGCCGGGTTCGGCGACAAGGCGATCCTGGAGATCAACCAGATCGCGGGTTTCTTCGCCTGGTGCAACCGTACGGTGGACGGCCTGGGTGTGGAACTGGAAGCGTTCTGGGGCGATCCGGACGCGACGAATGTCTAG
- a CDS encoding peroxidase, with amino-acid sequence MAWIRTIDESEAEGQLARIYQGSMRSWGGVDNIIKAHSLNVQAMRAVMVFYKGLMHGDCDLTLGQREMIATTVSALNECEY; translated from the coding sequence ATGGCTTGGATACGCACCATAGACGAATCGGAAGCGGAAGGACAGCTGGCCCGGATTTACCAGGGCTCGATGCGATCCTGGGGCGGCGTGGACAACATCATCAAGGCGCACAGTCTGAACGTCCAGGCGATGCGGGCGGTGATGGTCTTCTACAAGGGCCTGATGCACGGGGACTGCGACCTGACGCTGGGACAGCGGGAAATGATCGCGACGACCGTCTCGGCCCTGAACGAGTGCGAGTACTGA
- a CDS encoding SDR family oxidoreductase: protein MSILDAFRLDGKTALVTGCRRGIGRGLAEALAGAGADIVGASASMESSGSEIEGAVTALDRKFTGYSVDLNDRDALYDFIHQVKNDFPVIDILVNNAGLTLRAPAAEHSDEYWDTVMNVNLNSPFILSREIGRDMVARGRGKIVFTASVLSFQGGITVPSYAASKGAVGQLVMAFSNEWASRGVNVNAIAPGYIATDLTSALQHDPERSKSISERIPAGRWGAPSDLGGAVVYLSSDASNYVHGAVLAVDGGWLGR from the coding sequence ATGTCCATACTGGACGCATTCAGGCTAGATGGCAAAACCGCACTCGTAACTGGCTGTCGCAGGGGGATCGGCAGGGGACTGGCCGAAGCGCTCGCCGGAGCAGGCGCGGATATCGTGGGCGCAAGCGCGTCGATGGAGTCGTCCGGCAGCGAAATCGAAGGGGCCGTCACCGCCCTGGACCGCAAGTTTACCGGTTACAGCGTCGACCTGAACGACCGGGACGCGCTGTATGATTTCATTCACCAGGTCAAGAACGATTTCCCGGTCATCGATATCCTCGTCAACAACGCCGGGCTTACGTTGCGGGCGCCCGCAGCCGAACATTCCGACGAATACTGGGACACGGTCATGAATGTAAACCTCAACTCGCCGTTCATCCTGAGCCGGGAGATCGGACGGGACATGGTCGCCCGAGGCCGCGGAAAGATCGTGTTCACCGCATCCGTACTGTCCTTCCAGGGCGGCATCACCGTGCCCAGCTACGCGGCGTCCAAGGGCGCAGTCGGACAACTGGTCATGGCCTTTTCCAACGAATGGGCCTCCAGGGGCGTCAACGTCAACGCCATTGCGCCGGGCTATATCGCCACCGACCTCACGTCGGCCCTGCAGCATGACCCGGAGCGTTCCAAGTCCATATCCGAACGTATCCCCGCCGGCCGGTGGGGCGCGCCGAGCGACCTGGGCGGCGCCGTCGTCTACCTCAGTTCGGACGCTTCCAACTACGTCCACGGTGCGGTACTGGCCGTCGACGGTGGTTGGCTGGGCCGATAG
- a CDS encoding glycoside hydrolase family 32 protein, producing the protein METRIREAGELAASYASDPHRPAYHFTPPAAWMNDINGALFWKGRYHIFYQYNPHGAYWHLIQWGHASSTDLVHWVHHPVALKPDADGPDRKGCFSGGALVSKDEVPVLIYYGNPDGLCLARSSDDLLIEWTKDPGNPVIPEPKAGSADFGRYTMHDPCGWLADGQYYAAVNNRDPQGRGDAAFLFKSEDLRTWEYVDLFYRSRRAWTEGGEDCAVPDFFPFGDRHMLLFCSHLQGSQYYIGEVRNELFVPEIHGRMSWEGGHLGGPRTLLDPNGRRVFFDWIRELRGNDRERESGWSGAMTVPRLLSPGPGGQLWIDPVPELEVLRLDARRHESIDVAADSELAVEGIGGDCLELTVEIDPRDAREVGVKVLRSPGGEEETAVSCDVAAGVLRVDVSRSSLDREVRYMRYRSLQPHLPEHEHYVTAQEGPFELAPGEPLVLRIFLDRSILEVYANRRQCVTQRIYPTRTDSMGVSLFARGGAARFISLQTWNLAPTRM; encoded by the coding sequence ATGGAAACCCGTATACGGGAAGCCGGCGAACTCGCTGCCTCCTATGCAAGCGACCCGCACCGGCCCGCTTACCACTTCACGCCGCCGGCGGCCTGGATGAACGATATCAACGGGGCCCTTTTCTGGAAGGGCCGCTATCACATCTTCTACCAGTACAATCCGCACGGCGCCTACTGGCATCTCATCCAGTGGGGCCATGCCTCCAGTACCGACCTGGTGCACTGGGTCCACCATCCTGTGGCGCTGAAACCGGATGCGGACGGACCGGACCGGAAGGGTTGTTTCAGCGGGGGTGCCCTGGTCAGCAAGGACGAAGTTCCGGTACTGATCTACTACGGCAACCCCGACGGACTTTGTCTCGCCCGCAGCAGCGACGACCTGCTGATCGAATGGACGAAAGACCCGGGGAATCCGGTGATCCCCGAGCCGAAAGCGGGGAGCGCCGACTTCGGCCGCTACACCATGCACGACCCCTGCGGGTGGCTGGCGGACGGCCAGTATTACGCCGCCGTCAACAACCGGGACCCGCAAGGCCGGGGGGACGCCGCGTTCCTGTTTAAATCGGAGGATCTGCGCACCTGGGAGTACGTCGACTTGTTCTACCGGTCGAGGCGGGCATGGACCGAAGGCGGCGAAGACTGCGCGGTGCCCGATTTCTTCCCCTTCGGCGACCGCCACATGCTGCTCTTCTGCAGCCATCTGCAGGGAAGCCAGTACTACATCGGCGAGGTGCGGAATGAACTGTTTGTTCCCGAGATACACGGGCGCATGAGCTGGGAAGGAGGACATCTCGGCGGCCCGAGGACGCTGCTGGATCCCAATGGACGGCGCGTCTTCTTCGACTGGATCCGCGAACTGCGCGGAAACGATCGTGAGCGCGAATCCGGGTGGTCGGGCGCAATGACCGTTCCCCGCCTGTTGTCGCCGGGGCCCGGCGGTCAACTGTGGATCGATCCCGTGCCGGAGCTTGAAGTGCTGCGGCTCGATGCCCGCCGGCATGAGTCCATCGACGTAGCCGCCGATTCGGAGTTGGCCGTCGAGGGTATCGGCGGGGACTGCCTGGAACTGACCGTCGAAATCGATCCCCGGGATGCGCGGGAGGTCGGCGTGAAAGTGCTGCGCTCTCCGGGGGGCGAGGAGGAAACCGCGGTTTCCTGCGACGTGGCGGCAGGCGTCCTGCGCGTCGATGTCAGCCGGTCGTCCCTCGACCGCGAAGTTCGTTACATGCGGTACCGAAGTCTGCAGCCGCACCTGCCTGAGCACGAACATTACGTCACCGCGCAGGAGGGGCCGTTCGAGCTGGCGCCGGGTGAACCGCTGGTGCTGCGCATCTTCCTGGACCGTTCGATCCTCGAGGTCTACGCCAACCGCCGGCAATGCGTGACCCAACGCATCTATCCGACACGAACCGACAGCATGGGCGTCAGCCTGTTCGCACGCGGAGGCGCGGCCAGGTTCATATCGCTGCAGACCTGGAACCTGGCACCGACGCGCATGTGA
- a CDS encoding cupin domain-containing protein → MLDIWRTYGRNLHTQTRPRQFVDRGDTMVIETPRYTIRSLNSNQSYWEQDMFPDWTALNCYRHYPDGGTGTGVEPHYHDNDEIWLFTAGRGEVRLDGVRHEITPNTLVYTPMGCVHQFQMFTHYENNAIVTRLERAGRPLHLTVEEYGPPEPTVSGFVVPGSMNTGPIPDPGPRCPISEWRLRRYEEVNAQGGTQRDAVLNRNEHWMVLSGAVQLSLDGREVSLEPGDISLLRAGIARRLSTEDQSTRAVVAREHPVDAA, encoded by the coding sequence ATGCTTGATATATGGAGAACCTATGGGCGTAATTTACATACACAAACGAGGCCCCGCCAGTTCGTCGATCGTGGAGATACAATGGTCATCGAAACCCCCCGATACACGATACGTTCGCTCAATTCGAACCAGTCCTACTGGGAACAGGACATGTTCCCGGATTGGACCGCCCTGAATTGTTACCGGCACTATCCGGACGGTGGGACCGGGACAGGTGTCGAACCCCATTACCACGACAATGACGAGATCTGGCTGTTCACCGCGGGCCGCGGGGAAGTTCGCCTTGACGGCGTAAGACACGAGATCACGCCGAACACGCTGGTCTATACGCCCATGGGCTGTGTCCACCAGTTCCAGATGTTCACGCACTACGAGAACAACGCCATCGTGACGCGCCTGGAGCGGGCGGGCAGGCCGCTGCACCTCACCGTGGAGGAGTATGGTCCCCCCGAGCCCACCGTTTCCGGTTTCGTCGTTCCGGGCAGCATGAATACCGGCCCCATACCGGATCCCGGCCCGCGATGCCCTATCTCCGAATGGCGGCTTCGGCGATATGAAGAGGTGAACGCCCAGGGAGGCACCCAGCGTGACGCCGTGCTGAACCGGAACGAGCACTGGATGGTACTGAGCGGGGCCGTGCAACTGTCGCTGGACGGACGGGAAGTTTCGCTCGAACCGGGCGATATCTCGCTGCTCCGGGCAGGTATCGCCCGACGGTTGTCCACGGAAGACCAAAGCACGCGGGCGGTGGTCGCGCGGGAGCATCCGGTAGACGCTGCCTAG